One region of Mycolicibacterium lutetiense genomic DNA includes:
- a CDS encoding CoA transferase, translating to MTRLAIPLALLKQAQSVADDFTARTGVAVDATELLTGRAAMLDIAPQETVSAGGATRLLATRDGWCALTLSRPDDVAAVPALLQEDTAEPDPWPAIRAWAAVTSAAEVAERARLLGLPVAVLGETAPAPPVVSALGPTGAGSPAGMLVADLSSMWAGPLCGQLLARVGATVVKVESWSRPDGTRAGAPEFFDWMNGGKLSYAVDFADPRDLALLLDVADVVIEASRPAALSRRGLGPDTVAARPGRIWLRITGHGAAGEKAGWVAFGDDAAVSGGLVGYREGTPVFSGDAIADPLTGLHAAAAVVASRERGGGELIEFSMAAVAAGYRSPNGEESDVIPVRPAAGAPGRELGADNEAVRRLVAERIDASC from the coding sequence ATGACGCGGTTGGCGATTCCTCTGGCCCTGCTGAAGCAGGCCCAGAGCGTCGCCGACGATTTCACGGCGCGCACCGGCGTGGCGGTCGATGCCACCGAACTGCTCACCGGCCGCGCTGCAATGTTGGACATCGCACCGCAGGAAACTGTCTCGGCGGGAGGGGCGACGCGACTGCTGGCCACCCGCGATGGATGGTGTGCGTTGACGCTGTCGCGCCCCGATGACGTCGCCGCTGTTCCCGCACTGCTGCAGGAGGACACGGCCGAACCCGACCCCTGGCCGGCGATCCGGGCCTGGGCGGCGGTGACCTCCGCCGCGGAGGTGGCCGAACGGGCCCGTCTGCTCGGACTGCCGGTCGCCGTGCTCGGTGAAACCGCCCCCGCGCCGCCGGTGGTGAGCGCTCTCGGACCCACCGGGGCCGGCTCGCCGGCCGGAATGCTGGTGGCGGACCTGTCGTCGATGTGGGCCGGGCCCCTGTGCGGACAGCTGCTGGCCCGGGTCGGGGCCACTGTGGTGAAGGTGGAGAGCTGGAGCCGTCCGGACGGGACCCGCGCCGGTGCGCCGGAGTTCTTCGACTGGATGAACGGTGGAAAACTCTCGTATGCGGTCGATTTCGCCGATCCCCGGGATCTGGCTTTGTTGCTGGATGTGGCCGATGTGGTGATCGAGGCCTCCCGGCCGGCCGCGTTGAGCCGGCGCGGGCTGGGGCCCGACACCGTCGCAGCCCGGCCTGGACGGATCTGGCTGCGCATCACCGGGCACGGCGCCGCCGGGGAGAAAGCCGGCTGGGTGGCCTTCGGTGACGACGCCGCGGTATCGGGTGGTCTCGTCGGATACCGCGAGGGCACACCGGTGTTCAGCGGTGACGCCATAGCCGACCCGCTCACCGGGCTTCATGCCGCGGCCGCCGTGGTGGCATCGCGGGAACGTGGCGGCGGCGAGCTGATCGAATTCTCGATGGCGGCCGTGGCCGCCGGATACCGCTCGCCCAACGGCGAAGAGAGCGACGTGATCCCGGTGCGGCCCGCTGCGGGGGCGCCCGGCCGGGAACTCGGAGCCGACAACGAGGCGGTCCGCCGGTTGGTGGCGGAACGGATCGATGCCTCATGCTGA
- a CDS encoding hotdog family protein yields MTLTAGAAATHQAILGDRLRLALDAELATAVTGESGPLAHPALVCDVAIGQSTLVTQRVKANLFYRGLAFHRCPVIGDTVYTRTEVVGLKQNSTKPGRAATGLAALRMTTVDQRDRKVLDFYRCAMLPLSSDDIDTGHADDLSMIGADATAPNPTAGWDADAFRTRVPGPHFDPALVGAVLHSTADVVSSAPELARLTLNIAATHHDWRAGGKRLVYGGHTIGLALAQASRLLPNLVTVLGWESCDHTGPVHEGDTLFSELHVESAEAGVLKLRSLVYAAGGPDDGDDRQVLDWRFSALQF; encoded by the coding sequence ATGACGCTGACGGCGGGCGCAGCGGCCACCCATCAGGCGATCCTCGGTGACCGGCTGCGGCTGGCGCTGGACGCCGAACTTGCTACCGCGGTGACCGGCGAGTCGGGTCCGCTGGCGCACCCTGCGCTGGTGTGTGATGTCGCGATCGGCCAGAGCACCCTGGTCACCCAGCGGGTCAAGGCCAACCTGTTCTACCGGGGGCTTGCGTTCCACCGCTGCCCGGTGATCGGGGATACCGTGTATACCCGCACCGAAGTGGTTGGTCTCAAACAGAATTCGACGAAGCCTGGACGGGCGGCCACCGGACTGGCAGCTCTGCGGATGACCACCGTCGATCAGCGGGATCGTAAAGTTCTCGACTTCTACCGCTGTGCGATGCTGCCGTTGTCCAGCGACGACATCGACACCGGGCATGCCGACGATCTGTCGATGATCGGGGCCGACGCCACTGCACCGAACCCCACCGCCGGTTGGGATGCCGACGCGTTCCGGACCCGGGTACCCGGCCCGCATTTCGACCCGGCACTGGTCGGGGCGGTGCTGCACAGCACCGCCGACGTTGTCAGCAGCGCCCCGGAGCTGGCCCGGCTGACCCTGAACATCGCTGCCACCCATCATGATTGGCGTGCCGGCGGTAAGCGCCTGGTCTACGGCGGGCACACCATCGGGCTGGCTCTGGCCCAGGCCAGCCGATTGTTGCCGAATCTGGTGACCGTGCTGGGCTGGGAGTCCTGCGATCACACCGGCCCGGTGCACGAGGGCGACACCCTCTTCAGCGAGCTACATGTGGAATCGGCCGAGGCCGGGGTGCTCAAACTGCGGTCGCTGGTGTACGCGGCCGGCGGACCCGACGATGGCGACGACCGCCAGGTGCTGGACTGGCGGTTCAGCGCGTTGCAGTTCTGA